AGCACCACCACCGGCAGCACCGAGATGGTTGTGGCGGCCATGAGCAGGTTGAACTCGATGTTGTGGCTCGAGCGATAGAACTGCAGCCCCAGCGTGACGGTGTAGGTGCCCTGGTCTTGCAGGTACAGCAGGGGGGCGAGGAAGTCGTTCCACACGCCCTGCACGGTGAGCACCGACATGGCGGCCAGGCTCGGCCACGAGAGCGGCAGCACGATGGAGCGCAAGATGCGCAGCTCACTCGCCCCCTCGAGGCGCGCCGCCTCCTCGAGCTCGACCGGGAAGGCCCGGAACACCTGTAGCAGATAGAGAATGAAGAACGCATTCCCGAGCCAGCTGGGAAGCACCAGCGGCCAGATGGTGTTCACCATTCCGAGTCGGGCGAAGATGAGGTACTGGGGCACCATCACGACCGGGAAGGGCAGCACGAACGCGGCCAGGGTGGCCAGCCGCATGAACCTGGCAGTCCGTCCCTGAAGGCGCGAGAGCCCCCACGCCGCGAGCGGGCACGAGACCAGGTGCCCCGCGAGCACGAGCATGGCCAGAACGAACGTGTTCCAGGTGTACTTCACCATGGGCACGATGGCCAGGGCATCTCGGAAGGTCGCCGCATCAGGGCGGGTCGGGAGAAGGGCGAGCGGATGGGCCACCACGTCGGCGTCGCTCTTGAACGCCGTCGAGAGCATCCACGCCAATGGCAGGGCGAAGAACGCCGCGGTGACGAGCGCCAGCATCCACAGCGCCATGGTGACGGCCGTCGAGCGACGCCTCATGCGAATCCTCCGTCGTACCCACGTGCCCTCATGTGCGTTCCTCCGTGAGTCGGGCCAGCAGCACCGAGATGCCCAGCGACACGGCGAACACGATCATCGACAGGGCGGCGGCGTAGCCGAACTGCAGCTCATGGAACGCCTTCTCGTAGAGGTAGAGCACGATGAACATGGTGGCCCCGAGCGGGCCGCCCGCGGTGGCCACGTAGGCCCCGGTGAAGCTCTGCAGCGTGGCGGCCGTGCCGAGAACGAAGCTGAACGTGAGCGTGGGCATGAGCTCCGGCAAGGTGATGCGCGAGAAGATGGCTACCGGACCCGCGCCGTCGATGAGCGCGGCCTCGTAGACCGAGGTGGGAACCATCTGACGCGCCGCGAGCACGAGAAAGGCGGCTCGCCCCAGGCCCCACAGGCTCATGAGGAAGAGCGTGAACAGCGCCACCCGAGGGTCGAGCAGCCAACGGGGCCCCGTCACGCCGAATGCGGCCAGCACGCCGTTCACGAGGCCCGTCCCTGGCTGGAAGAGCCACATGCCCACGAGAGAGAGCGCCACCCCCGAGAGCACCGTGGGCAGATACACCGCCGCGCGCACCGCGCCCACCGCGACCCCACGCAGACGCCCCGTGGCCCCTTCCGCGATGTGGTGCAGCAGCAGACCGATGCCGAGCCCGCCCACCACCTCGGTGGGCACGTACATCGCGGTGTACAGAAAGGTCACCTTCACCGATTGGATGAAACGATCATCAGACATGAAGATCTCGCGATAGTTCGAGAGCCCGACCCAGACGGGCGCCCCGAACATGTCCCAGCGGCAGAAGGAGAGCCCAGCCACGCTGATGAGGGGCAGCGCCACGAAGAGCACGAGACAGAAGGTCCACGGAGCGAGCATGGCCAGATAGGGTGCGTCGCTCCCGGCGCGACGCGGCCCGCTCATGGCCCCTCCTCCGCCACCGCGCGGCGACGCCAAGCGTCGGCCTGGGCGGCCAGCGCGTGTGCGGTGCCCACGTAGTCGCGCTCCGGGGTCAAGATAGCCGTCTCCATCAGCGCGCGGGCCGCCGGCTCACCGTAGCGGGCCCAGTAGCGGTCGCGCGTGTAGGCGCGAGGGCGGCACGTCGCGAGAGACCGCAGCCACGGGCCGTCGAGCGGATCGCTCTCGAGCTTCTCTGCCTTCACCAGCGCGCTGGAAGAAGGCAGGGCCCAGGCCCGCCAGACGGTGGAGGCATCGGGCCCCGCGTGATTGCGCAGGAAGCGCCACGCCAGATCCGGATGGCGGCTCTGGGCGCTGATGGCGAACCCCGCCCAGAACAAGATGTTCGAGGGGGCCTTGGGGCCCAAGGGAGGAGGCACCACGACCAGATCCTTGCCGAACGTCTCGACAAGACCCGGCTGCGGCCAGCGTCCTGTCACCCACATACCTGCCTTCCCCTGCTCGAACTGACGATTGCCCCCTTCCCAGACGCCGAGCTCTTGCGGAAGAGGGGCCGATCGATCTTCGATGACCACCCCGCGCACGAACGCCACGGCCTCGAGGGCGGCCGGGCCGTCGAGGGCGCCGCTGTACGACCCGTCGTCGTTGACGACCCCGCCACCGGCGCCGGCAGCGAACAGCTCGAGCGTCGACGCGACAGGTCCCGGCATCACGACGCCCCACGTATCGGTCTGGCCATCGCCGTCATCATCATGCGTGAGGGCGCGGGCCGTGCGACGAAAATCGTCCCAGGTCCAGCCCTCGCGTGGAAGGGGAACGCCCCGCCTTCGAAAGACGGCCGCGTTGCAGAAGACGCCGACGGGGGTGAAGTCCTTCGGAAGCAGGTACAGCTGTCCGCGCCATCGACCGGGCGCCGTGACGCCCGTCACATAGTCGCTGTCGCGCAGGGGCGGATCCTGCGCCATGCGGGCGTCGAGGGGGAGCAGGGCGCCACGGCTCACGAACGCGGCCACCGCGTCGTCTCCCAGCTGCACGATGTCCGGCGCGCCGCCGGAAGCGTACTGGGTGAGCAGGCGGGTGTAGTAGTCGCCCCCCGACACCGCCTCGAGGCGCACGTCGACGGCCGGCTCGCGGGCGCTGAAACGGGTGATGAGCTCGCGATGCGGCGCGAGGGCCCGCCCGCTGTCGCCGGTGGCCGCGCGCAGCAGCGGCGGCCCCTGAGCGGCCTCGGTGCGCGCGCATCCGAGGGCACCCAGCGCCATCGCGGCGA
This genomic interval from Pseudomonadota bacterium contains the following:
- a CDS encoding carbohydrate ABC transporter permease, which produces MRRRSTAVTMALWMLALVTAAFFALPLAWMLSTAFKSDADVVAHPLALLPTRPDAATFRDALAIVPMVKYTWNTFVLAMLVLAGHLVSCPLAAWGLSRLQGRTARFMRLATLAAFVLPFPVVMVPQYLIFARLGMVNTIWPLVLPSWLGNAFFILYLLQVFRAFPVELEEAARLEGASELRILRSIVLPLSWPSLAAMSVLTVQGVWNDFLAPLLYLQDQGTYTVTLGLQFYRSSHNIEFNLLMAATTISVLPVVVLFIIFQRHFIQSAVGTGGK
- a CDS encoding sugar ABC transporter permease, producing the protein MSGPRRAGSDAPYLAMLAPWTFCLVLFVALPLISVAGLSFCRWDMFGAPVWVGLSNYREIFMSDDRFIQSVKVTFLYTAMYVPTEVVGGLGIGLLLHHIAEGATGRLRGVAVGAVRAAVYLPTVLSGVALSLVGMWLFQPGTGLVNGVLAAFGVTGPRWLLDPRVALFTLFLMSLWGLGRAAFLVLAARQMVPTSVYEAALIDGAGPVAIFSRITLPELMPTLTFSFVLGTAATLQSFTGAYVATAGGPLGATMFIVLYLYEKAFHELQFGYAAALSMIVFAVSLGISVLLARLTEERT
- a CDS encoding sugar ABC transporter substrate-binding protein, encoding MRAIRAALAVLIAAMALGALGCARTEAAQGPPLLRAATGDSGRALAPHRELITRFSAREPAVDVRLEAVSGGDYYTRLLTQYASGGAPDIVQLGDDAVAAFVSRGALLPLDARMAQDPPLRDSDYVTGVTAPGRWRGQLYLLPKDFTPVGVFCNAAVFRRRGVPLPREGWTWDDFRRTARALTHDDDGDGQTDTWGVVMPGPVASTLELFAAGAGGGVVNDDGSYSGALDGPAALEAVAFVRGVVIEDRSAPLPQELGVWEGGNRQFEQGKAGMWVTGRWPQPGLVETFGKDLVVVPPPLGPKAPSNILFWAGFAISAQSRHPDLAWRFLRNHAGPDASTVWRAWALPSSSALVKAEKLESDPLDGPWLRSLATCRPRAYTRDRYWARYGEPAARALMETAILTPERDYVGTAHALAAQADAWRRRAVAEEGP